The Vicia villosa cultivar HV-30 ecotype Madison, WI linkage group LG1, Vvil1.0, whole genome shotgun sequence genome includes a region encoding these proteins:
- the LOC131610332 gene encoding uncharacterized protein LOC131610332 produces MRHSTLHDVFNNGRSSLNTTMHDLTQISARGNSINITPSMLSSQPGYSGSPPNIFGHDGTILEVCPTIGDATITSFNSVESNSHFMNGALVDSDVSSFGFLGHISRNFSVPDLTADLLQSSG; encoded by the exons ATGAGACATTCCACCTTACATGATGTGTTTAATAATGGCAGATCGTCGCTGAACACAACTATGCACGATTTGACTCAGATATCTGCTCGCGGCAATAGTATTAACATAACACCGAGCATGCTTTCATCTCAACCCGGATATTCGGGTAGTCCTCCTAACATTTTTGGTCATGATGGAACTATCTTGGAAGTATGCCCAACAATTGGTGATGCAACGATTACATCATTTAATAGTGTTGAATCAAACTCCCATTTTATGAATGGAGCACTCGTGGACTCAGATGTTTCATCATTTGGATTTTTGGGGCATATTTCTAGAAACTTCAGTGTTCCAGATCTGACTGCTGATCTTCTTCAGAGTTCTG GTTGA